In Cryptomeria japonica chromosome 10, Sugi_1.0, whole genome shotgun sequence, a genomic segment contains:
- the LOC131859621 gene encoding peroxidase 12-like — MVSLAEMVMKYRGTIVLFMVISGAWSSGCCNGQSIDVDDLPEPVDGLSWTFYNTTCPNLESIVQSTLDTFLDDDITQAAGLLRLHFHDCFVQGCDASVLLNITDSSSERQAFPNLTLRAMAFIIIDEIKAAVEANCSGVVSCADILTLAARDSIVKSGGPEYPVPLGRRDSTTFADNTTVLANLPSFLSDVDTLVTAFSGKGLNVTDLVALSGGHTIGLGHCTSFQNRLYNTSTGVREEDPTLDQSFANSLYLVCPALNVTNTTNLDVRTPDDFDSDYYINIQNNQSLFTSDQTLYGNSTTQGMVDSFASNQTLFFQNLILGMLKMGQIDVLTGTEGEIRSNCSVANSASAIFDKGIRSMVDPAEQSPSSFHSE; from the exons ATGGTGAGCTTGGCAGAGATGGTGATGAAATACAGAGGGACAATTGTTTTGTTTATGGTGATAAGTGGGGCATGGAGTAGCGGTTGTTGTAATGGGCAGTCTATAGATGTGGATGATCTCCCAGAGCCTGTGGATGGACTGTCATGGACATTTTACAACACCACTTGCCCTAATCTGGAATCCATTGTCCAATCCACTCTCGACACGTTTTTGGATGATGATATCACACAGGCTGCCGGGTTGCTACGTCTTCATTTCCACGACTGCTTTGTTCAG GGGTGCGATGCGTCAGTGCTGCTGAATATAACAGACAGCTCAAGCGAGAGGCAGGCTTTTCCAAATCTGACCCTTAGAGCTATGGCGTTCATAATCATTGATGAAATAAAAGCGGCGGTGGAGGCCAACTGCAGCGGCGTTGTATCTTGTGCCGATATTTTGACACTGGCTGCTCGTGACTCCATAGTCAAG AGTGGAGGACCCGAATATCCAGTACCTCTGGGGCGCAGAGACAGCACAACCTTTGCCGATAATACTACGGTGCTTGCAAATTTACCATCTTTTCTGTCAGACGTAGATACGCTGGTGACTGCTTTCAGTGGGAAAGGATTAAATGTGACAGATCTGGTGGCTCTATCAGGCGGGCACACAATCGGCCTAGGCCACTGTACTTCCTTCCAGAACAGATTGTACAACACGAGCACAGGAGTTCGAGAAGAGGACCCTACTCTTGACCAGAGTTTTGCAAACAGTCTTTATTTAGTGTGCCCCGCCCTCAATGTCACAAATACCACCAACTTGGATGTCCGAACACCAGATGATTTTGACAGTGACTACTACATTAATATTCAGAACAATCAGAGCCTCTTCACCTCTGACCAAACTCTGTATGGGAATTCCACTACCCAAGGCATGGTGGACAGCTTTGCTTCCAACCAGACACTCTTCTTCCAAAATTTAATCCTCGGAATGCTTAAAATGGGTCAAATTGATGTCTTGACGGGCACCGAGGGAGAAATTCGTAGCAACTGCTCCGTTGCAAATTCAGCTTCTGCAATCTTCGACAAAGGTATACGCTCAATGGTCGACCCAGCAGAGCAATCGCCTTCTTCGTTTCATTCTGAGTAA